A single region of the Toxoplasma gondii ME49 unplaced genomic scaffold asmbl.23, whole genome shotgun sequence genome encodes:
- a CDS encoding myosin-light-chain kinase (encoded by transcript TGME49_322000), giving the protein MSILGKHTATVGDRYKVVKSGLSRAAKLYITRQLLQAVAWLHANGVAHNDLKLENVLLSAEGKAVIADFGFAVKLGTASAIQFTAPYLDPQTAEAVLQKKTKTTASEERDAWALATLLFLLWCGSFPYVSDEQADLPTSDLLKLLVTLGKTEKPAPNFHLCKDLPPAVGHLVTAFLQWNSDNRSRPGDVLDDFLAATVSEGASA; this is encoded by the exons ATGAGCATCTTGGGAAAGCATACGGCGACCGTCGGAGACCGATACAAG GTCGTTAAGAGTGGCCTATCACGTGCGGCGAAGTTGTATATCACccggcagctgctgcaggctGTTGCGTGGCTACATGCCAATGGCGTGGCTCACAACGACTTGAAGCTAGAGAATGTCCTTCTCAgtgcagaaggaaaggctGTCATTGCGGATTTTGGTTTCGCAGTGAAGCTTGGAACCGCATCAGCCATTCAGTTCACTGCTCCCTATTTGGATCCGCAAACCGCAGAGGCAGTGCttcaaaagaaaacgaaaacgaccGCGAGTGAGGAAAGAGATGCATGGGCGTTAGCAACTCTCCTGTTTTTGCTTTGGTGTGGATCGTTTCCATACGTATCGGATGAGCAGGCCGACCTCCCCACCAGCGACTTGCTGAAATTGCTGGTGACATtgggaaagacagaaaagccaGCGCCGAACTTCCATCTGTGTAAAGACCTCCCACCTGCGGTGGGACATCTCGTAACCGCATTTCTACAGTGGAACAGCGACAATCGGTCTCGCCCCGGGGATGTTCTTGACGATTTCCTTGCTGCTACAGTGTCCGAAGGAGCGAGCGCCTAA